In Spirochaetota bacterium, the following proteins share a genomic window:
- a CDS encoding efflux RND transporter periplasmic adaptor subunit, which translates to MKRSRILILTTVLIAAGVFGYLYFGTHLFHNHAPADPTQYTCPMHPQIVSDRPGDCPICGMKLVPLKKEDKTATPEKGAHAGHDTGDVPGLAPITLSSASRETLGLTFGKAERRAIRREIRASARIVPDETRLHRVTVKVSGWVEKLNVNQTGQFVRRGDPLLSIYSPEILAAQQEYLSTLRAVERSRSMENENFKSSIEEVKNSSRDRLRLLDFTEAQISRLENERKYERTIVLHSPATGFVVDKAVLPGQKIMMNEPLMTIADLTTVWGEAEVFESDLPYIKMGMPVEIGLPYWPGKVFRGRVGFIYPSLSEETRTLKVRMDIANPGLVLKTGMYADARMLYSPGRRLAVPGGAVMRTGVRDYVFVDAGNDRIVPREVSLGIHGSDGYYEIVRGLSGGERVVTSANFLVDSESSLRAAFQSVQDKGGPKDKLPGEHAH; encoded by the coding sequence ATGAAACGGTCGCGCATACTCATACTCACGACGGTCCTCATCGCCGCGGGCGTCTTCGGTTACCTGTATTTCGGCACGCACCTCTTCCACAACCATGCTCCGGCGGACCCGACACAGTACACCTGCCCCATGCACCCGCAGATCGTCAGCGACCGGCCCGGCGACTGTCCCATCTGCGGCATGAAGCTGGTGCCCCTGAAGAAAGAGGATAAAACCGCCACGCCGGAAAAGGGCGCTCACGCCGGACACGATACCGGCGACGTCCCCGGCCTTGCGCCCATCACGCTTTCTTCAGCGTCACGCGAAACGCTGGGGCTCACGTTCGGCAAGGCCGAGCGCCGCGCCATACGCAGGGAAATCCGCGCCTCGGCGCGCATTGTCCCCGACGAAACGCGCCTCCACCGGGTGACCGTCAAGGTGAGCGGCTGGGTCGAGAAGCTCAACGTCAACCAGACGGGCCAGTTTGTGCGGCGCGGCGATCCGCTGCTTTCAATTTACAGCCCGGAGATCCTCGCCGCCCAGCAGGAGTACCTTTCCACCCTGCGGGCCGTCGAGCGGAGCCGGTCGATGGAGAATGAAAACTTCAAATCGAGCATCGAGGAGGTCAAAAACTCCTCACGCGATCGCTTGCGCCTGCTCGATTTCACCGAAGCGCAGATATCCCGTCTCGAGAATGAGCGAAAATACGAGCGCACCATCGTTCTCCACTCTCCCGCCACCGGCTTCGTAGTCGACAAAGCGGTGCTTCCGGGACAGAAAATCATGATGAACGAACCGCTCATGACCATCGCCGATCTCACCACGGTGTGGGGCGAGGCCGAGGTATTCGAGTCCGACCTGCCTTATATAAAGATGGGGATGCCGGTCGAGATCGGGCTCCCGTACTGGCCGGGCAAGGTCTTTCGCGGCCGCGTCGGCTTCATCTATCCGTCGCTCTCCGAGGAGACGCGCACGCTGAAGGTGCGCATGGACATCGCCAACCCCGGCCTGGTGCTCAAAACCGGCATGTACGCCGACGCGCGCATGCTCTACAGCCCCGGCAGGCGACTTGCCGTGCCCGGGGGCGCGGTGATGCGCACCGGCGTGCGCGATTACGTTTTCGTCGACGCCGGCAACGACCGGATCGTCCCGCGCGAGGTGTCGCTCGGCATTCACGGCAGTGACGGCTATTACGAAATTGTACGGGGGCTTTCGGGCGGTGAGCGCGTGGTGACCTCGGCGAACTTCCTGGTCGATTCGGAGTCGTCGCTGCGGGCGGCCTTCCAGTCAGTGCAGGATAAGGGCGGCCCAAAAGACAAGCTTCCCGGTGAGCACGCACATTGA